A part of Peptococcaceae bacterium 1198_IL3148 genomic DNA contains:
- a CDS encoding DUF1694 domain-containing protein, which produces MQKNKVEEKDVEQEAIISYVSKNDLMGTVANSLGVTELNRSEKRRFLGQLRERILKALTEKQMNEKWVYPDIIEAIKDVRSSKVVVKGNYAKKAKKYTEYAKKYNKRVVISNNPEYIGDVVLVVVADDAVDVNDIEVGEKTADYIAKGLPNEIIKAGSGKLCGEHYQKMIEAIGHEVVSFSKLSLFDRLVGEKCVACTIKESNNI; this is translated from the coding sequence ATGCAAAAGAATAAAGTTGAAGAAAAGGATGTTGAGCAAGAAGCGATTATTAGCTATGTCAGTAAAAATGATTTAATGGGTACTGTTGCTAATAGCCTTGGGGTTACAGAATTAAATAGGAGTGAAAAAAGGAGGTTTTTGGGACAACTTCGGGAACGGATATTAAAAGCCCTTACCGAAAAACAAATGAATGAAAAATGGGTTTATCCAGATATTATTGAAGCAATTAAGGATGTTCGCAGCAGTAAGGTTGTTGTAAAGGGAAACTATGCAAAGAAGGCCAAAAAATATACTGAATATGCAAAGAAATACAATAAGCGAGTGGTTATATCGAACAACCCAGAGTATATCGGTGACGTGGTATTAGTTGTTGTGGCCGACGATGCAGTGGATGTTAATGATATTGAGGTTGGTGAAAAGACGGCTGATTATATAGCAAAAGGTTTGCCGAATGAAATAATTAAAGCAGGCAGTGGCAAACTTTGTGGTGAACATTATCAAAAAATGATAGAGGCTATTGGCCATGAGGTAGTAAGTTTTTCTAAACTAAGCCTTTTCGACAGGTTAGTGGGTGAGAAGTGTGTTGCTTGTACGATAAAAGAATCAAATAATATTTAG